One window from the genome of Oryza glaberrima chromosome 3, OglaRS2, whole genome shotgun sequence encodes:
- the LOC127766348 gene encoding protein FAR1-RELATED SEQUENCE 5-like, whose translation MVSSSSSMVRSDIMTSSYVSLEDQEEYKMMGTMVFSSEEEGYRFYLDYAKGKGFSVRKNNLKRKTVRLYGGNSYAHVKGVHRVMSDSKKAQAVELRMSGLRPFQIMEVMENNHDESGEVGFVMKDLYNFFTRYEMKNIKGCDAEDVLQYLTRKQEEDPEFFFKYTTDEEGRLSNVFWADAESRLDYAAFGGVVIFDSTYRVNKYNLPFIPFIGVNHHRSTTSFGCGILSNESINSYCWPLETFLEAMRQVHPKSLIIDGDLAMAKAISKVMPGAYHRLCTWHIEENMSRHLRKPKLDELRKLIYESMDEEFERRWADFKENGGIGNGQWIALMYRLREKWAAAYTDGKYLLGMRSNQCSESLNSKLHTLMKRNMSLMCLVKHVKLCIQRLRKKEAQLDAKSTNSVPFCRIDTDPLEKDATRIYTTVMFKKVRAQIRLIAGLEVISGTNQDGSSLYVVGLKDDNEVWDEVRVTFKGQALEGVECHCRKMECEDIPCSHIFVVLKFLGFDTIPHFCVVDRWTMGAKATFRSDRNTDPNVWSEHMVRYCSLRNLGSDAFFEAARNPDQTEKAMDFLKGFLDKGSSSHENIVAGDFGPMPTHFSCSN comes from the exons ATggtgtcgtcgtcctcctccatg GTGAGGTCTGACATAATGACTTCGAGCTATGTGAGCCTAGAGGATCAGGAAGAGTATAAAATGATGGGTACCATGGTTTTTTCAAGCGAGGAGGAAGGTTACAGATTCTATTTAGACTATGCAAAGGGGAAGGGTTTCAGTGTGAGGAAAAACAACTTGAAGCGGAAGACGGTGAGATTATATGGAGGCAATTCATATGCTCATGTGAAGG GAGTTCATCGTGTGATGAGTGATTCTAAGAAAGCCCAAGCGGTTGAGCTTCGCATGAGTGGCCTTAGGCCCTTTCAAATCATGGAGGTTATGGAAAATAACCATGATGAGTCGGGCGAGGTTGGTTTTGTGATGAAGGACCTTTATAATTTCTTTACTCGGTACGAGATGAAGAATATCAAGGGTTGTGATGCTGAAGATGTGTTGCAATATCTAACAAGGAAGCAAGAAGAAGATCCagaatttttcttcaaatacacCACGGATGAGGAAGGGCGTCTTAGTAATGTGTTTTGGGCAGATGCTGAATCACGTTTAGACTATGCTGCTTTTGGTGGTGTTGTCATTTTCGATAGCACTTACCGTGTGAACAAGTACAATCTTCCTTTCATTCCTTTCATAGGAGTTAACCACCATAGAAGTACAACAAGTTTTGGGTGCGGAATTCTATCCAATGAGTCTATCAACTCTTACTGTTGGCCCCTTGAGACTTTTTTGGAGGCAATGCGTCAAGTGCATCCAAAATCATTAATTATTGATGGCGACCTAGCAATGGCGAAGGCTATCAGTAAGGTAATGCCGGGTGCTTACCATAGATTGTGTACTTGGCATATAGAGGAGAATATGAGTCGTCACCTGCGAAAGCCAAAACTCGATGAGCtaagaaaattaatttatgaGAGTATGGATGAGGAGTTTGAGAGACGTTGGGCTGATTTTAAGGAGAATGGAGGCATAGGAAATGGACAATGGATCGCTCTGATGTACCGACTAAGGGAGAAGTGGGCAGCTGCCTATACAGATGGGAAATACTTGTTGGGTATGCGCAGCAACCAATGTAGCGAGTCATTGAACTCAAAGCTTCACACCCTTATGAAGAGAAACATGTCACTAATGTGTTTAGTCAAACATGTTAAGTTGTGCATACAACGTCTGCGTAAGAAGGAGGCCCAGTTGGATGCTAAGTCTACCAATTCGGTCCCTTTTTGTAGAATAGACACCGACCCATTGGAGAAAGACGCTACCCGTATATACACAACAGTCATGTTCAAGAAAGTCCGTGCACAGATACGGCTAATTGCTGGACTTGAAGTCATCAGTGGGACTAATCAAGATGGTTCGTCACTGTATGTTGTTGGTTTGAAGGATGATAATGAGGTGTGGGATGAAGTGAGGGTTACTTTTAAAGGCCAGGCATTGGAAGGTGTGGAATGTCACTGTCGGAAGATGGAGTGCGAAGACATCCCTTGCTCACACATTTTTGTTGTACTCAAGTTCCTTGGTTTTGACACCATCCCTCATTTTTGTGTCGTGGATAGGTGGACAATGGGAGCAAAGGCGACATTTAGGTCAGACAGGAATACCGATCCTAATGTATGGTCTGAACACATGGTTCGTTATTGTAGCCTCCGAAATCTGGGTAGTGATGCTTTCTTTGAGGCCGCTAGGAACCCTGATCAGACAGAAAAGGCGATGGATTTCTTAAAGGGGTTTTTGGATAAAGGATCATCATCCCATGAGAACATCGTGGCCGGAGATTTTGGTCCTATGCCAACTCACTTTTCGTGTAGTAACTAG